The following DNA comes from Papaver somniferum cultivar HN1 chromosome 4, ASM357369v1, whole genome shotgun sequence.
aaactcgcaaataatattttctacttctcTTTATACTAGCAAGTAGTATAATGAAAGCAGATTCGTCCCGGGGAGGTATAGAGCAAAAGTTGTTATGAAATTACTCTTTATCGGTCGAGAACAAGCACCAGTAAATCCCTTGTGCAAACACCCGTTGTACATACTTTGCAATGTCATCTCCTGCCATTGTGTTTACATGTTCACTGAAATGACCTAACTCCTTCCGACAAACATACTTCCATTCATTCCCTGTAGAGCAATACACCAAATTCGCTACCATTCATCTACAAGACTCGGTAGTAGCAACAACATCACCAGCTTCCCATTTTAACTGAAATCCAGCTCAGTTCAGCTCTCATAAACACCCATCAATCTCAGGCCACAGTAACGTCTTCTTCACTGATTTCCGGCATCAATACAAGCTCAAAACTCAACCGAATCACCACAACATTGAGCCATTCCTCCTGACAGCCATACCCAACAGCAACAGATCCCCAAATTCTGCTTATTCCCATTCACGAATTTGTCCTAAAATCATCTCGTTCTGCAGCTGAATCAGTGACTTCAAACCCTATTTCTTCCATATGATTCTGGCCCAAATCGAATTCAAATAACACTGAAATCTTCTCTATTGATGGCAGCAAACTTGGTTTGTTTTCACTGTAATACTTCACTAAAACTCGACTAAATCCACCACAGTTCATGCCATAATGTTATCCCTACAACCCAGtttataagtgacagagctctactcagatagtcgcactatggacattaaTATCCGGAATCAGaaaaatcacatgaatagattaagaagatggaaatagaaataaaTGGTTTTGAATGGACTTCAATGCTAAGATGAATATTATGACATAATAGATTGAGATAGTGGTCTTGACTAATATCAAcgcagctggcatatacaagggggccagtggtcgataatcctaactctaggtcaacacaactggcatatacaagggtaccagtggtcgactttattgaatttattccggttggtctgatggtctggtctcaattttcatcatttttttataactcaatcaccctatttcaaccCAGCAGACATCAACATAaaaaatttgcaaaaaaaaaaacaacagaaagtaataagatgattccgagatacggtgaaactaccatgttatttctaacacctgagctccatgcgtttatgaatagactctatttagatgtttccatccactcagattggttcctcaactcctacaatcaatatgcttccatccacttagattggttagtgatatccttaatatgcataaatttctaggctctggagtttatttatttatattgcaactaaaaagcttttcccatacccccaaacttaaatctaacattgtcctcaatgttctaaagatgaaattaaaagcatgaacaaggagaaactattaccacttgaagaaaagagttaaggaaagatattaccatgttgcatgagcatgggttacctcccaagaagtgataagtttaaagtcttcagccagactaagaaaggattagtcaccttatggaatcataaagtaatagccggaataactgcggatcaccaaaaccaaatagggctatcacaagtaaaaggaatctgcaacatgccaagaaaattaacaaacaaagcacacccttgtctagtttcctgtttaagacaactacatttagctgtggttcaggttcagtttCTATAACttggtctagataaaatattttcatggactacatttcctcatagctaagatccgattcaggtattagagtctggaaaaactcaagtaaaaactttaaAGCACGTAATGCAGATAATAATATGCAAGTAAAACATATAAAGAAGTTCAGTTTGTTGATGGTATTTTTGATGCAATCCCTAAAGTAATTAATGATGAAGATAATAATATGTTAGAGAGTGTGCTACTTCTCAAGAAATCAAAAATGCAGTTTTCTCTTTAAATGAAGATAATGCTCCATGCCCAGATGGTTTTACAGGTATCTTCTATAGATTTTCTTGGGACATCATTGGAGAGGGTGTTATCCAGGCTATTCAATTCTGCTGGAAGAAAGGTTTCATTCCTAGAGGTTTTAactctaattttctttttttactgCCTAAAGTTAAATGTGCAAGAAAGCCAAACcagtttagaccaattggtcttagcAACTTCTCCTTCAAAATCTTTACCAAGATAATTACCACAAGGATATATGGATTGATGGATAAAGTAGTATCAGAACAACAAGGTGCTTTTATCAAGGGGAGATGCATTCAAGAACAAATAGTATTAACTTCTGAAATGATTAGTGAATTGGATGTCAAAAGGAGAGGGGTTAATGTTGGCTTAACACTTGATATTACACAATCTTATGACTCCATTAGTTGGGAATTTCTTTTTGAAGAAATGAGGAAGTTTGGTTTTTCTAAAAGTTGTGTTAAATGGTTACATCAATTGTTTGTTTCAGCAAGAATATATATCCTTGTTAATGGAGGTCATGTTGGGTTTTTTTCCAATAAGTAGATGGTTGAGGCAAGGGGACCCATTGTCACCAATTCTTTTTGTCATAGTTGAGGATGTTTCAATCAGAAGTTTAAGGAAAATGGTAAATGAAGGCAGAATTATTCCTACGGTAAATAGAAGAGGGATGCATCCAACACAtgtattttttgctgatgatgtttttttgtttttcaatggTCATAAGAGAAATCTACAAAAGATTATGAAGTTAGTGAGAGATTATCAAGAATCTTCAGGTCAATTTATTAACCTAGTAAAGAGTAAAGTTTTTTTTGGCGGTGTTACTGATTTGAGAATACAACAAATAGCTGCAGAGTTTCAAATACCACTGTCTAATTTCCCAGACAAGTATCTTGGAGTAATGTTACATCCAGGGAGAGTAAAAGCAAGTACATTTTGGGGATTTGTGGAGATGCTACAAAACAAATTAGCTAGCTGGATTGGGAAACTACTAGATTTTAAGGATAGAATTACACTTATAAAATCTACATTATGTAGTATCCCAATTTACAACATGTCAGTTTATAAGTGGTCGGTGAGTGTGATGAAGACTTGTGAAATAATGATCAGAAACTTTCTTTGGACAGGGAGTCCTTATGACAGAAAATGTGTTACATTGAAATGGGATAAAACTTGTTCTCCTATGGAGGAAGGTGGGTTGGGTATAAGGAGAATGGAAGTGGTGAATaaatctcttttaatgaaactatTGTGGAAAATGCAAAGTTCTGTGGAAGAATGGGCTAAGTATATGAGAGAAAAATATTAATGGTGAATGGATAACTGGTTACAAAAAATCTTCAGTATGGCCTAGATTGAATTGGGAAATGGGAGAAGTACACCAACATACAAGATGGATTCCAGGGACAGGTGAGAGGATATATGTTTGGAGGGATAACTGGGTGAAAAATAAATATTTATATGAACTATTTCCAGATGATGACTACATTTTAAAAAATAAGGATATGAAGGTTTCAGATTAATTGTTGAGGGAGAGTGGCTTATTCCTCAAATAATATTACATTACTTCAGGGTAGAAGAGTTACCAGTTATTTCAAGAAGTGAAGATAAAATGATTTGGTCTGGTACAATGTCAGGCACATTCAAAGTCAGCTCTGTTGCTGAATTAATAAGGACTCACTATAAAAAAGTTGTGTGGGTGAATCAAGTATGGCATCCGGTGTTGCACCCTACAACAGCTAATAATGTCTGGAAGCTGGTGAGGGGCATTTGTGCTACATATGAGAAAATACAAGGAAAGGGCTTCAGTCTAGCATCAAAGTGTTATCTATATGGTAAGCAAACTGAAAACCTTGAACACATTTTGTGGTTTTTCAATTTTAGTCAGCTGATTTGTAAATGGCTTGGGGGGATATTTCTATTTTGTAATCCTGAATCTTATGAAGATGTGATGAAATTTACAAAGCACAAAAATAGTGTTGGGAAAGAAGTATGGATATTGGCTGCATCTATCACAATGATGGAAATCTGGTTCTTAAGGAATATAATTATTTTTGATGAAGAAAAAGTGGATATTGTCAGTTTAAAACAGAGAATAAAACAGTTAACAAAAGACTGTTCAATAAGAATGACAGGGTACATGTGGGACTGTAACTATGATTATCAGGTACTCAGGAATTTTGATTTTGGAAGAAGACCTACAAAAATTCAAAGAATTATAGAGGTGAAATTTAAACTTCCTGaggaaaaccaagtgttgatatgcTGTGATGGTGCTTCCAGAAGCAATCCTGGTTTAGCAGGTTATGGTTTTGTTTGCAGAAGTAGTAGTTGTGAATTTATATATGCTGGATCAACAGGTATAGGAATTGCTACTAAATTCTTAGATGAGATCATGGCAGTTATAGGTTCTGCATATTGGGCTGTGCAGAATGGAAAACTGAACATCATTATTTACTCAGACTCATATGCTGCTGTTCAAGCTTACAGGAAAGGCAAGTTACCATGGTTTTTTCAGGTGAGATGGGAAGGAATAAGAAGCTCATTAAATAATGTACAGGTGGATCACAATGTTAGAGAAATAAATTTTACAACTGATTCATTTTCTAAAAAGAGGAGCAGGCCTGGAGAGGGGTGTATGCCAGAGGTATCAGCATAAGCCCAATTTTATTACAATAATGGAGTCACCTAGTTAAGTTTACTATAAGTTCAGCTGAAAAATCAATGTAATtggtatttttttttagtattctcTTTTTTATGTTTAGCTTGATCCTTGggagtttttgtaatttttgataTTCCTTTTGGTAATAAAATCAattgattaagcaaaaaaaaaaaaagaataaacccGTTCCGCTAAACTATCGtgacaatcatataaaggattctTAGATAAAGTTTCTAGAAAAtgctcatcaactaaggtatcAATCATAATAACTTCCTCTGATTCATTGAAAAGTTCATCAAACAATGGATTGTCAAACACATTACAGGCTAAAGGATCACAGACTAGATTGTCTAAAACGGTAATATCTCTGGTCAAATCCACAtgcttttgaataggtgaataatcattaaaattattgggatttgaaccagaaataacactatcattataaagctcatccGGATTAACAATTTCCTGGTCACTATGCCTACCTATTTCAGATtgttcatcaacactatccttatCATAGTCAttataatatgaaaatggttgaacctcatataaacaagtagtgctaccaatctAAACTCGTCatattgattatgtgaataaaaactatccctATTTTCAATGGtagtattgggaacactatattggaaattaagactatcctgagcaattttttccacaatcctatttgtactctcagtaaattgcttgagggactcttctagagacatcttagttgacttaTCTACGGACTCTTGTGGAAGCGGGATATTAatagtctctttcataaataagtgaaaacttatgtgttgactcattgaaactcttgaaagactcttctagagaaatatgaggattgttttgctcgtatgacctgtgggtgtgcgaatagtaattaggctcaccaTGATATGAGCCATAACGTTCAAAAGGtttatgttcccaaccactattcacactatggtcaaagtagtaatgtccattttgttcagttggatattcgttgtattggataTTGTAATACCAATTtgacattctcaacacaaaataaaacccactgacaggggattcgtgggtggatagagtcttacctcccgcaCCAGATGGGCAATGAACTGTTGAAGtcaactcaggccaccgactccaatgtcagtgtatgaacctgaggggccgagacggtatagtaactgtcgtccttctctgcacctgttttatttaaattattaatccttccttagggtttcaaaacaaTAAcgcccaaaagtccaaaaataaagtctaaacataaaaagaaaaattacaacaataaaattctaattacagtttctaaaaataaaataaaataactatatacaaaatattctccttcactccttttggatttctattttctttccttctttggctttgcttttcttttcagcacttcttctctttttctttagcttagctccaagtttgaaagcaaacaagaatacCAAAAcgaataaaaaagaacaaaaataagataaaacctaaaaaagaaatctaaaaacaagtccgcgtcggcggcgcctaaaattgatggtatttttacaatgttgtagtaataaggttcgtttaagacttgtgaaagcagatttttagatctaattttaaagcttaaaaatataataaattcAAAATATAaagtgttgtgaaaattatggagagactggggctaggattccaccaatttccGCACTCATATGGTTCAGATATCAATTCCAAACAATAAAATCTCAAATGATAAagttttattgactctaattcattgcctacgatagatttcgaaagtaatgggtgtaaaactaaagcatgggacatcaaaacatctaatctaagcatgatccatcaattgtaatcacaaccattgaatgaaactcataaatcaattgaaGAACAGTGCAAATAGTCGTAACAAGAATTGATAGAATTACCACATTTTTGAAACTTGGCTCCCTCCTCGCCCCAGAgaatgggtttagctccacatagtgaaaaacatgctcaaaatataatttttatagctcaattggtgtttacaaagaagaaaaggggGCAAATAATATCAACCAGGAGTTTGCAACGCTAAATGTCGTTACAAACCTACAGTTACAACTGTTGCGAAGAACTATTGTTATATGGTGTCGCAGAAGAACTCCCGTTTACGGGTTGAATATGTACAGTTAAGAACGACATTTCTTATCAGTttattgttcttcagcttctcctgCTCTGCAGCCTCTTATTGTTCTTTGTagcctctcccaactctcgataatCCTTCTCTATGCTCCAAACATTTCTTTTATACTTAACATCCTCAAGAAATCTTCGTATTAACTCCCCAAAATTCTGCCATAACTTCTCGGGATTGATTttattcccttttcttctctgctTCTGATCTTCATATGCTTTGCAGCTGTTGACGCACTCCAAGCTCGCTAAGTCCTCGTGAAACATGATCTTGCCACACACACAGTCTCCAAATACATAACCAGAAAACCAAAAAGAAACCCGAGAATcatcttcttccctgtttaaagTAACTACCAAATATAACAAAATATCTTCTCCCATTATCTTCATGTATCTTCTCATTCACACTAGAAACACGTTCTAGACAGAGTCAAACTCTCTCCAACACGTTCCCTATACACGCAATCTTCTCAAAAATATCGAGAATATTTCTCACTCCTTTGTTTATGAAAATCGTGAGTGATCTTCCCTTTTTTTCCACGCTTCTAAAGATATTAC
Coding sequences within:
- the LOC113273090 gene encoding uncharacterized protein LOC113273090, with the protein product MDSRDRVEELPVISRSEDKMIWSGTMSGTFKVSSVAELIRTHYKKVVWVNQVWHPVLHPTTANNVWKLVRGICATYEKIQGKGFSLASKCYLYGKQTENLEHILWFFNFSQLICKWLGGIFLFCNPESYEDVMKFTKHKNSVGKEVWILAASITMMEIWFLRNIIIFDEEKVDIVSLKQRIKQLTKDCSIRMTGYMWDCNYDYQVLRNFDFGRRPTKIQRIIEVKFKLPEENQVLICCDGASRSNPGLAGYGFVCRSSSCEFIYAGSTGIGIATKFLDEIMAVIGSAYWAVQNGKLNIIIYSDSYAAVQAYRKGKLPWFFQVRWEGIRSSLNNVQVDHNVREINFTTDSFSKKRSRPGEGCMPEVSA